The following coding sequences are from one Sander lucioperca isolate FBNREF2018 chromosome 2, SLUC_FBN_1.2, whole genome shotgun sequence window:
- the rab11fip4a gene encoding rab11 family-interacting protein 4A isoform X2: MCTRSYPESSVYGEGCGADGECDMDSSAENSLDPTRQDRHLIGSASASVISGEEQFEDYGEGEDVDFTPSSPCPEDDSRTNGFSDLGSSLPSSAGQTPQKMRQLYNSELLDIYCSQCCKKVNLLNDLEARLRNLKANSPNRKISSTAFGRQLFQANHSVFGSSQGSSTEDLFADSIDSCDLDITEKVSYLEKKVTELESDSLANGDLKSKLKHENTQLVHRVHELEEQVKDAEARADQSLEEETKRHREAYSKLDRDRNMEIDLLCNRIQLLEEENGEMKLNVCRLKSQTEKLDQEKQRMTDKLEDTGLRLKDEMDLYRKIMDKLWHNRHEFQKEKEAMQELIDDLRRELEYLQMFKLEMEHPGQGKGLSEYNTRTREIEMEHEVKRLKQENYKLRDQNDDLNAQILSLSLYEAKNLFACHTKAQCLAAEIDNASRDELVDALKEQEEINLRLRQYMDKIILAILDHNPSILEIKS; this comes from the exons ATGTGCACGCGGTCCTACCCAGAAAGCAGTGTGTATGGTGAGGGTTGTGGTGCCGACGGCGAGTGTGACATGGACAGCAGCGCTGAAAACTCTTTGGATCCGACACGGCAAGACAG ACACCTGATTGGCTCAGCGTCTGCGTCCGTCATCTCCGGGGAGGAGCAGTTTGAAGATTATGGTGAGGGGGAGGATGTGGATTTTACCCCCAGCAGTCCTTGCCCTGAAGATGACTCCCGAACAAATGGCTTCTCAGACCTGGGATCCTCCCTTCCCTCCAG TGCTGGGCAGACTCCTCAGAAGATGCGGCAGCTGTATAACAGTGAGCTGCTGGACATCTACTGTTCTCAGTGCTGCAAGAAAGTGAATCTACTCAACGACCTGGAGGCTCGCCTTCGAAACCTCAAGGCCAACAg CCCTAATCGAAAGATTTCCAGCACAGCATTTGGACG TCAGCTGTTCCAGGCCAACCACAGTGTGTTTGGGTCCAGTCagggcagcagcacagaggatCTGTTCGCAGACAGCATCGACTCCTGCGACCTCGACATCACAGagaaa GTCAGTTATCTGGAGAAGAAGGTGACGGAGTTGGAAAGCGACAGTCTGGCCAACGGTGACCTCAAGTCTAAACTCAAACACGAGAATACACAACTTGTTCACAG GGTGCATGAGCTGGAGGAGCAGGTGAAGGATGCCGAGGCGAGGGCAGATCAGAGTCTGGAGGAGGAGACCAAGAGGCACCGGGAGGCTTACAGCAAGCTGGACAGGGACAGAAACATGGAGATAGACCTGCTCTGTAACAG gatacAGCTGTTAGAGGAAGAGAATGGAGAGATGAAGTTAAATGTGTGCAGACTCAAGTCGCAGACTGAGAAACTGGACCAG GAGAAGCAGAGGATGACAGACAAGCTGGAGGACACCGGTCTGAGGCTGAAAGATGAGATGGACCTCTACAGGAAGATAATGGACAAGCTCTGGCATAACCGCCATGAGTTTCAGAAGGAAAAGGAGGCCATGCAGGAG TTGATTGACGATCTGCGCCGGGAGCTGGAGTATCTGCAGATGTTTAAGCTGGAGATGGAGCATCCAGGACAGGGCAAGGGCCTGTCGGAGTACAACACCAGGACCAGAGAGATCGAGATGGAACATGAAGTCAAGAGACTGAAACAG GAGAACTACAAGCTGCGGGATCAGAACGACGACCTGAACGCTCAAATTCTCAGTCTGAGTTTGTACGAGGCGAAGAACCTGTTTGCCTGTCATACCAAGGCCCAGTGCCTGGCGGCGGAGATTGACAACGCCTCCAGGGATGAG CTGGTCGACGCTTTGAAGGAGCAGGAGGAGATCAACCTGCGTCTGAGGCAGTACATGGACAAAATCATTCTGGCCATCCTCGACCATAACCCCTCCATCCTGGAGATCAAGAGTTaa
- the rab11fip4a gene encoding rab11 family-interacting protein 4A isoform X1, whose amino-acid sequence MEGHVFPDQEQLLQFLRRLKEVFDVCDEDADGFIRVEHLEDLGLQFGQGDEVKKLTRYLDPNAHGKINFKDFCHGVFAIKGCEEILKMAVGPRSVSSNQPSVTDNGYIYQNGEAKLGPPVIMCTRSYPESSVYGEGCGADGECDMDSSAENSLDPTRQDRHLIGSASASVISGEEQFEDYGEGEDVDFTPSSPCPEDDSRTNGFSDLGSSLPSSAGQTPQKMRQLYNSELLDIYCSQCCKKVNLLNDLEARLRNLKANSPNRKISSTAFGRQLFQANHSVFGSSQGSSTEDLFADSIDSCDLDITEKVSYLEKKVTELESDSLANGDLKSKLKHENTQLVHRVHELEEQVKDAEARADQSLEEETKRHREAYSKLDRDRNMEIDLLCNRIQLLEEENGEMKLNVCRLKSQTEKLDQEKQRMTDKLEDTGLRLKDEMDLYRKIMDKLWHNRHEFQKEKEAMQELIDDLRRELEYLQMFKLEMEHPGQGKGLSEYNTRTREIEMEHEVKRLKQENYKLRDQNDDLNAQILSLSLYEAKNLFACHTKAQCLAAEIDNASRDELVDALKEQEEINLRLRQYMDKIILAILDHNPSILEIKS is encoded by the exons ATGGAAGGACATGTTTTCCCCGACCAAGAGCAGCTGTTGCAGTTTCTGAGGAGGCTCAAGGAGGTTTTCGACGTGTGTGACGAGGATGCTGACGGCTTCATCCGGGTGGAGCACTTGGAGGACCTCGGTCTTCAGTTCGGTCAAGGAGACGAG GTGAAGAAGTTAACCAGGTACCTGGATCCTAACGCTCATGGGAAGATCAACTTTAAAGACTTTTGCCACGGAGTGTTTGCCATTAAAG GTTGTGAGGAGATACTGAAGATGGCTGTGGGTCCTCGCAGCGTTAGCTCCAACCAGCCGTCTGTTACTGACAACGGTTACATTTACCAG AACGGTGAGGCCAAGCTGGGCCCTCCTGTTATCATGTGCACGCGGTCCTACCCAGAAAGCAGTGTGTATGGTGAGGGTTGTGGTGCCGACGGCGAGTGTGACATGGACAGCAGCGCTGAAAACTCTTTGGATCCGACACGGCAAGACAG ACACCTGATTGGCTCAGCGTCTGCGTCCGTCATCTCCGGGGAGGAGCAGTTTGAAGATTATGGTGAGGGGGAGGATGTGGATTTTACCCCCAGCAGTCCTTGCCCTGAAGATGACTCCCGAACAAATGGCTTCTCAGACCTGGGATCCTCCCTTCCCTCCAG TGCTGGGCAGACTCCTCAGAAGATGCGGCAGCTGTATAACAGTGAGCTGCTGGACATCTACTGTTCTCAGTGCTGCAAGAAAGTGAATCTACTCAACGACCTGGAGGCTCGCCTTCGAAACCTCAAGGCCAACAg CCCTAATCGAAAGATTTCCAGCACAGCATTTGGACG TCAGCTGTTCCAGGCCAACCACAGTGTGTTTGGGTCCAGTCagggcagcagcacagaggatCTGTTCGCAGACAGCATCGACTCCTGCGACCTCGACATCACAGagaaa GTCAGTTATCTGGAGAAGAAGGTGACGGAGTTGGAAAGCGACAGTCTGGCCAACGGTGACCTCAAGTCTAAACTCAAACACGAGAATACACAACTTGTTCACAG GGTGCATGAGCTGGAGGAGCAGGTGAAGGATGCCGAGGCGAGGGCAGATCAGAGTCTGGAGGAGGAGACCAAGAGGCACCGGGAGGCTTACAGCAAGCTGGACAGGGACAGAAACATGGAGATAGACCTGCTCTGTAACAG gatacAGCTGTTAGAGGAAGAGAATGGAGAGATGAAGTTAAATGTGTGCAGACTCAAGTCGCAGACTGAGAAACTGGACCAG GAGAAGCAGAGGATGACAGACAAGCTGGAGGACACCGGTCTGAGGCTGAAAGATGAGATGGACCTCTACAGGAAGATAATGGACAAGCTCTGGCATAACCGCCATGAGTTTCAGAAGGAAAAGGAGGCCATGCAGGAG TTGATTGACGATCTGCGCCGGGAGCTGGAGTATCTGCAGATGTTTAAGCTGGAGATGGAGCATCCAGGACAGGGCAAGGGCCTGTCGGAGTACAACACCAGGACCAGAGAGATCGAGATGGAACATGAAGTCAAGAGACTGAAACAG GAGAACTACAAGCTGCGGGATCAGAACGACGACCTGAACGCTCAAATTCTCAGTCTGAGTTTGTACGAGGCGAAGAACCTGTTTGCCTGTCATACCAAGGCCCAGTGCCTGGCGGCGGAGATTGACAACGCCTCCAGGGATGAG CTGGTCGACGCTTTGAAGGAGCAGGAGGAGATCAACCTGCGTCTGAGGCAGTACATGGACAAAATCATTCTGGCCATCCTCGACCATAACCCCTCCATCCTGGAGATCAAGAGTTaa